One window of the Trifolium pratense cultivar HEN17-A07 linkage group LG2, ARS_RC_1.1, whole genome shotgun sequence genome contains the following:
- the LOC123909881 gene encoding ubiquitin carboxyl-terminal hydrolase 21, protein MSCSNSPEGVEKQENQMNSSSMVNSISETVETAQPGSPLPDCDGVFVQPVPLIDDSPPPLTDGVQEGDPRQSVTYEVNNGADSSLIWPEAVDRQECRPLNSSRVLAVQPEAWVPADSADDSWVYEDLLQDLIYESDSKAVPSIIGAGFANLGNTCFLNSIMQCFTHTVPLLESIIDCSHSYEDRHNGYCVICAFRYQMVHSLQSTGRVVSPYILVDNLHHFNKSFRRYQQEDVHEFMTCALDELDSCFLNLKKNNPNFEDDNIVKKVFGGSLVSKLRCCNCGRSSDTDDPIIDLSLQLGNVDALSSALECFTMVENMDGKFKCEGCNEEVSKEKRLMLGQTPTIAAFHLKRFKTDGILVEKIDKYISFPLELDLQPYTILNENNDVSLKYDLYAVVVHTGFSPTSGHYFCFIRTAPDTWHKFDDSKVTKVSEENVLSQEAYMLFYARQGTPWFSKFVETRSQVLEQCNTSPKSVLDITDGQDKSCPTLNRNMERSGAGESKELTDGQNKSFPILNGNIERSGDGESKEFPKKFDYSGRQSREFLETDEVIYASPCREQFPARPSSQKTLNLKGLEDINAQVQPLNSTSLPNIAKSGGSSYAENGAPDKNKCNQDVFDFIENDGFNPLTPPNSPPYQTPPGKSFQISRDHLKTENQGSCKRSSSNKSNKSNKSADSAETKAAITYLKKMRGSSSRRCALMEYLDASPSNSKGSSENKRKKTDSSQSDKGNNSARKKSSHASVAAYPVAAGISQ, encoded by the exons ATGTCTTGTTCAAATTCTccagaaggagttgaaaaaCAAGAGAATCAAATGAATTCATCTTCAATGGTGAATTCAATTTCCGAAACAGTTGAAACTGCTCAACCTGGTTCTCCGTTGCCTGATTGTGACGGAGTTTTCGTTCAACCTGTTCCTCTAATTGACGACTCTCCTCCGCCGTTAACCGACGGTGTTCAGGAGGGAGATCCAAGGCAGTCAGTTACTTATGAAGTCAACAATGGTGCTGATTCGTCTTTGATTTGGCCGGAGGCGGTGGATCGCCAGGAGTGTCGTCCTCTGAATTCGTCGCGGGTTTTGGCTGTGCAGCCGGAGGCTTGGGTACCGGCGGATTCTGCTGATGATAGTTGGGTGTATGAGGATCTTTTACaggatttaatttatgaatCTGATTCTAAAGCTGTACCGTCGATAATT GGCGCTGGGTTTGCCAACCTTGGTAATACATGCTTTCTCAATTCAATTATGCAATGCTTCACGCATACGGTGCCCCTATTGGAATCTATTATTGATTGCAGCCACTCATATGAAGATC GTCATAATGGGTACTGTGTTATTTGTGCTTTCCGCTACCAGATGGTACATTCCTTGCAGTCTACTGGAAGAGTCGTCTCGCCTTATATACTTGTGGATAATTTGCATC ATTTTAATAAGAGTTTTAGAAGATATCAGCAAGAGGATGTACACGAGTTTATGACGTGTGCATTGGATGAACTTGATTCATGTTTTTTAAATCTGAAGAAGAATAATCCAAATTTTGAGGACGATAATATTGTTAAGAAAGTTTTTGGTGGCAGTCTGGTTAGCAAG CTCCGATGTTGTAACTGTGGTCGCTCTTCTGACACTGATGATCCAATTATTGACTTGAGCTTACAATTAGGAAATGTAGATGCTCTTTCAAGTGCTTTAGAATGTTTCACTATGGTGGAAAACATGGACGGAAAGTTTAAATGTGAGGGCTGCAACGAGGAAGTGTCTAAGGAGAAACGGCTTATGTTGGGTCAGACACCTACTATTGctgcattccatttaaagaggTTTAAGACAGATGGGATTTTAGTTGAAAAGATTGACAAGTATATCAGTTTTCCTTTGGAGTTGGACTTGCAACCCTACACCATTTTGAATGAAAACAATGAT GTATCATTGAAATATGATCTATATGCAGTTGTTGTGCATACTGGATTTTCACCTACGTCCGGTCATTACTTCTGCTTCATTCGCACTGCTCCAGACACATGGCATAAATTTGATGATTCAAAG GTTACTAAGGTATCCGAAGAGAATGTGCTGTCTCAGGAAGCATACATGCTGTTTTATGCTCGACAGGGTACACCTTGGTTTTCAAAATTTGTAGAAACTAGGAGTCAAGTCTTGGAACAGTGTAATACGTCTCCCAAGTCTGTTTTAGACATCACGGATGGCCAGGATAAATCATGTCCTACTTTAAATAGAAATATGGAGAGGAGTGGCGCTGGGGAATCCAAAGAATTGACAGATGGCCAGAATAAATCATTTCCTATTTTAAATGGAAATATTGAGAGGAGTGGGGATGGTGAATCCAAAGAATTTCCCAAGAAGTTTGATTATTCGGGTCGACAAAGTCGCGAGTTTCTTGAAACTGATGAGGTTATTTATGCTTCACCTTGCCGTGAACAATTTCCTGCCAGGCCATCAAGTCAGAAAACTCTTAATTTGAAGGGATTGGAAGATATAAATGCCCAAGTGCAACCTTTGAATAGTACCAGCTTGCCTAATATTGCAAAGTCTGGTGGGAGTTCATATGCTGAGAATGGTGCTCCTGATaaaaacaaatgcaatcagGATGTTTTTGATTTTATAGAGAATGACGGTTTCAATCCTCTAACTCCTCCCAACTCGCCCCCTTATCAGACTCCACCAG GTAAGAGTTTCCAGATCTCACGCGATCATTTGAAGACTGAGAATCAAGGGAGCTGTAAAAGATCATCATCAAATAAGTCTAATAAGTCCAATAAGTCAGCAGATAGTGCTGAAACAAAAGCTGCCATCACATATCTTAAGAAGATGCGTGGTTCGAGTTCGAGGAGATGTGCACTAATGGAATACCTTGATGCTAGTCCCAGCAACAGCAAAGGCTCCTCTGAGAACAAGAGAAAAAAGACTGATTCATCGCAGTCTGACAAAGGTAACAACAGTGCTCGCAAGAAATCAAGCCATGCTTCTGTCGCCGCCTACCCTGTGGCAGCCGGAATTTCACAGTGA
- the LOC123904292 gene encoding glycine-rich cell wall structural protein 1.8-like: MASIQRVPIVVFLVLLALSICSARRALLTFDAGGGYGLGHGIGGGGGGGGTSGGSGYGGGGVGNGGGGGGGAGYGGDHGVGYGGGGGNGGGGGYGIGGEHGGGYGGGAGGGAGGGYGGEHGIGYGGGGGSGAGGGAGYGAGGAQGGGYGTGGGAGGGAGGEHGSGYGGGQGGGAGGGYGGGGEHGGGYAGGEGGGAGAGGGYGGGGEHGASGYGGGEGGGAGGGYGGGGEHGASGYGGGKGGGAGGGYGGEGEHGASGYGGGNGGGAGGGGYGNGGEHGGGEGGGAGGGYGGGGEHGASGYGGGAGGGAGGGYGGGGEHGASGYGGGAGGGAGGGYGAGGEHGASGYGGGEGGGAGGGYGGNGGAHGGGYGSGGGAGGGAGGGAYGSGGAHGGSFGGGGGSGGGHGGYVP, from the coding sequence ATGGCTTCTATACAAAGAGTTCCCATTGTGGTTTTCTTAGTACTATTGGCATTAAGCATTTGTTCTGCCAGAAGGGCTCTACTCACTTTTGATGCTGGAGGTGGCTATGGTTTAGGTCATGGCATTGGTGGTGGAGGCGGTGGAGGAGGAACAAGTGGTGGTAGTGGATATGGAGGTGGAGGAGTAGGAAATGGCGGCGGCGGTGGTGGAGGAGCTGGATATGGAGGTGACCATGGAGTTggatatggtggtggtggtgggaaTGGCGGTGGGGGAGGTTATGGTATTGGGGGAGAACATGGTGGTGGTTATGGTGGAGGTGCAGGAGGTGGAGCTGGTGGTGGTTATGGTGGAGAACATGGCATAGGATATGGAGGAGGTGGTGGAAGTGGCGCAGGTGGTGGAGCTGGGTATGGTGCAGGAGGAGCTCAAGGAGGTGGATATGGCACTGGAGGAGGTGCTGGTGGTGGTGCAGGAGGAGAGCATGGTAGTGGATACGGTGGTGGTCAAGGAGGTGGAGCTGGCGGAGGCTATGGTGGTGGTGGAGAGCATGGAGGAGGATATGCTGGTGGTGAAGGAGGTGGAGCTGGAGCTGGAGGAGGTTATGGTGGTGGGGGAGAGCATGGTGCTTCTGGCTACGGAGGTGGAGAAGGAGGTGGAGCCGGAGGAGGTTATGGTGGCGGGGGAGAGCATGGTGCGTCTGGCTACGGAGGTGGTAAAGGAGGTGGAGCTGGAGGAGGATATGGTGGGGAGGGAGAGCATGGTGCTTCTGGGTACGGAGGTGGTAATGGAGGTGGAGCAGGTGGCGGAGGCTATGGTAATGGTGGAGAGCATGGTGGTGGCGAAGGTGGTGGAGCTGGAGGAGGTTATGGTGGTGGAGGAGAGCATGGTGCTTCAGGCTATGGAGGTGGAGCTGGAGGTGGTGCTGGTGGAGGTTATGGTGGTGGGGGAGAACATGGTGCTTCAGGCTACGGAGGTGGTGCAGGAGGTGGAGCTGGAGGAGGTTATGGTGCTGGCGGGGAGCATGGTGCTTCTGGCTACGGAGGTGGTGAAGGAGGTGGAGCTGGAGGAGGCTATGGTGGTAATGGAGGAGCACACGGAGGTGGATATGGTAGTGGAGGTGGTGCTGGTGGAGGAGCTGGAGGTGGAGCATATGGCAGCGGTGGCGCACATGGTGGTAGTTTTGGAGGAGGAGGTGGAAGTGGTGGTGGCCATGGGGGTTATGTTCCCTAA